One Pseudomonas sp. HOU2 genomic window carries:
- a CDS encoding MFS transporter, with product MTSMWRTCGWVLLGSALILALSLGVRHGFGLFLSPMSAQFGWGREVFAFAIALQNLIWGLAQPFTGALADRFGAAKVVLVGGVLYALGLVFMGLSDSALSLSLSAGLLIGIGLSGTSFSVILGVVGRAVPPEKRSMGMGIASAAGSFGQFAMLPGTLGLIGWLGWSAALLVLGLLVAMIVPLVSMLKDKPLPVLGHEQTLSEALREACSHSGFWLLAFGFFVCGFQVVFIGVHLPAYLVDQHLPATVGTTVLALIGLFNIFGTYTAGWLGGRMSKPRLLAALYLLRAVVIVLFLWLPVTTTSAYLFGMAMGFLWLSTVPLTNGTVATLFGVRNLSMLGGIVFLFHQLGSFLGGWLGGVVYDRTGSYDLIWQVAILLSLLAAALNWPVRERPVARLQPAVGAV from the coding sequence ATGACATCGATGTGGCGTACGTGCGGTTGGGTGTTGCTGGGAAGTGCGCTGATTCTGGCGTTGTCATTGGGCGTGCGACACGGCTTCGGTCTGTTCCTGTCGCCGATGAGTGCGCAGTTCGGCTGGGGGCGCGAAGTGTTTGCCTTCGCCATCGCCTTGCAGAACCTGATCTGGGGTCTGGCGCAGCCGTTCACTGGCGCCCTGGCTGACCGCTTCGGTGCGGCGAAAGTGGTGCTGGTCGGCGGCGTGCTGTATGCCTTGGGTCTGGTGTTCATGGGCTTGTCCGATTCGGCATTGAGCCTTTCGCTGAGTGCCGGTCTGTTGATCGGCATCGGCCTCTCCGGCACCTCGTTCTCGGTGATTCTCGGGGTTGTCGGACGCGCCGTGCCACCGGAAAAACGCAGCATGGGCATGGGGATCGCCAGTGCTGCCGGCTCGTTCGGTCAGTTCGCCATGCTGCCCGGCACTCTAGGCCTGATCGGCTGGCTCGGCTGGTCGGCGGCGCTGCTGGTACTGGGGCTGCTGGTGGCGATGATTGTGCCGTTGGTGAGCATGCTCAAGGACAAGCCGCTGCCGGTGCTGGGCCACGAGCAGACCCTGTCCGAAGCCCTGCGCGAAGCCTGTTCGCACTCGGGGTTCTGGCTGCTGGCGTTCGGCTTCTTTGTCTGCGGCTTTCAGGTGGTGTTCATCGGTGTGCATCTGCCAGCCTATCTGGTTGATCAGCATCTGCCGGCCACGGTCGGGACCACGGTGCTGGCGCTGATCGGGCTGTTCAATATCTTCGGTACTTACACTGCTGGCTGGCTCGGCGGGCGCATGTCCAAGCCGCGTCTGCTGGCCGCTTTGTACCTGCTGCGCGCGGTGGTGATCGTGCTGTTCCTGTGGCTGCCGGTGACGACGACCTCGGCGTACTTGTTCGGCATGGCCATGGGTTTCCTCTGGCTGTCGACGGTGCCGTTGACCAACGGCACGGTGGCGACCTTGTTTGGCGTGCGTAACCTGTCCATGCTTGGCGGTATCGTGTTCCTCTTTCATCAGCTCGGTTCGTTCCTCGGCGGCTGGCTGGGTGGGGTGGTGTATGACCGTACCGGGAGTTATGACTTGATCTGGCAAGTGGCGATTCTCCTGAGTCTGCTGGCGGCCGCGCTGAACTGGCCGGTGCGCGAGCGTCCGGTGGCGCGTCTGCAGCCGGCTGTTGGCGCCGTATGA
- a CDS encoding MarR family transcriptional regulator: MLPSQCLCTNLRRAARGVSRHYDGALDGFGINVAQYSLLCNLQRLDQPSISELAEAMGLDRSTLGRNLRVLEGEGLVTLAEGEDMRNRIVRLTETGAQRLAAALPAWEAAQQRLIDRLGAEKRETLLRLLDELA; the protein is encoded by the coding sequence ATGCTTCCTTCTCAGTGTTTGTGCACCAACCTGCGTCGCGCCGCTCGTGGCGTCAGCAGGCATTACGACGGCGCTCTCGACGGCTTCGGGATCAACGTTGCCCAGTATTCTTTGCTGTGCAACCTGCAGCGTCTGGATCAACCGAGCATCTCGGAATTGGCCGAAGCCATGGGCCTGGATCGTAGCACTTTGGGGCGCAACCTGCGGGTGCTCGAAGGCGAGGGCCTGGTGACGCTGGCCGAGGGCGAGGACATGCGCAACCGCATCGTCCGGCTCACCGAAACCGGTGCGCAGCGTCTTGCGGCGGCCCTGCCGGCCTGGGAAGCGGCGCAACAGCGATTGATCGATCGCCTGGGCGCCGAGAAGCGTGAAACCTTGCTGCGACTGTTGGACGAACTGGCCTGA